The following proteins are co-located in the Hypanus sabinus isolate sHypSab1 unplaced genomic scaffold, sHypSab1.hap1 scaffold_176, whole genome shotgun sequence genome:
- the LOC132387350 gene encoding zinc finger protein 229-like, with protein sequence MAHQRVHTRERPFTCSVCGKGFTKSSHLLRHQSVHTGERPFTCSDCGKGYICSSQLKVHQRVHTGERPFTCSDCGKGFTQSSDLLAHQSVHTGERRFTCSECGKGFTCSSHLLRHQSVHPGERPFTCLDCGKGFTCSSHLLRHQSVHTGERPFTCSDCGKGFTCSSELKVHQRVHTGERPFTCSNCGKAFNQSSELKVHQRIHTGERPFTCSDCGKGFTCSSQLKVHERVHTGERPFTCSDCGKGFTFSYKLKVHQRGHTGERPFICSDCGKGFTCSSRLKVHQRIHTGERPFTCSECGKGFTQSSELKVHQRVHTGERPFTCSVCGKGFTQSFKLKVHQRVHTGERPFTCSDCGKGFTQSSILMAHQQVHSGEQPFTCSDCGKGFTRSSQLKVHQRVHTGERRFTCSTMGRDALSHPS encoded by the coding sequence atggctcaccagcgagttcacactagggagcggccgttcacctgctcagtctgtgggaagggattcactaaatcatctcacctgctgagacaccagtcagttcacactggagagaggccgttcacctgctcagactgtggtaagGGGTACAtttgctcatcccaactgaaggtacatcagcgagttcacaccggggagaggccgttcacctgctcagactgtgggaagggattcactcagtcatccgacctactggcacaccagtcagttcatactggagagaggcgattcacctgctcagagtgtgggaagggattcacttgctcatctcacctattgagacaccagtcagttcaccctggagagaggccattcacttgcttagactgtgggaagggattcacttgttcatctcatctactgagacaccagtcagttcacactggagagcgcccgttcacctgctcagactgtgggaaggggttcacttgctcatccgagctgaaggtacatcagcgagttcacactggggagaggccattcacctgttcaaaCTGCGGGAAGGCATTCaatcagtcatctgaactgaaggtacatcagcgaattcacactggtgagaggccattcacctgttcagactgtgggaagggattcacttgctcatcccaactgaaggtacatgagcgagttcacactggggagaggccattcacctgctctgattgtgggaagggattcactttctcatacaaactgaaggtacatcagcgaggtcacactggggagcggccgttcatctgctcagactgtgggaagggattcacttgctcatcccgactgaaggtacatcagcgaattcacactggggagaggccgttcacctgctcagagtgtgggaagggattcactcagtcatctgaactgaaggtacatcagcgagttcacactggagagaggccgttcacctgctcagtgtgtgggaagggattcactcaatcatttaaactgaaggtacatcagagagttcacactggagaaaggccattcacttgctcagactgtgggaagggattcactcagtcatccatcctaatggctcaccagcaagttcacagtggggagcagccgttcacctgctcagactgtggaaagggattcactcggtcatcccaactgaaggtacatcagagagttcacactggggagaggcggTTCACCTGTTCAACTAtgggaagggatgcactcagtCATCCATCCTAA